The Nitrospiraceae bacterium genome includes a window with the following:
- a CDS encoding undecaprenyl/decaprenyl-phosphate alpha-N-acetylglucosaminyl 1-phosphate transferase, translated as MLSTLFFSFVGSLIICMALIPPLMATASRLQFLDIPTDQRRVHSDPVAKVGGIAFGIGTFAAMLIWAPKDDIVVAGLLGGVTILLFGMWDDRVGLPYTVKFMGQAAGAAIVMWQGDIHVNALPFLESELSLWIAYPLTLLIIVGVTNAVNLADGLDGLAGGLSLLSFAGMACLAYLGGDQTVTLLMVPVLGGLLGFLRFNTYPARIFMGDAGSQFLGFFMAISAIVLTDPLRGPYTPVLGLFLLGLPLLDTVGVMMQRLKEGRSPFVADKNHLHHKLLAMGFTHYEAVLMIYLLQASMVTLAYALRWQSELTILSAYAAVAGLILFPFVQSRLWSLQSHRVLKRFESCFGELSTVLSAPWLVREPIRLLGVAVPAFLVVSVFLPKQVPEDMGSVATALLAVTIVGLWILPTWAPLLVRAALYVGSTFVMYLSEPPVETVMLLSPIHAFFLLLAILVALTIRFNSEHRFQTTPLDYLMVFLAIMIPALPEMHVVDISLSFLTAKLIVLFFSFELLLHVFSERLTQLGLVALWVLFGIAIRAWI; from the coding sequence ATGTTATCCACGCTCTTTTTCAGCTTTGTGGGATCGCTGATCATCTGTATGGCGCTCATCCCGCCGTTGATGGCGACGGCCAGCCGACTCCAATTCCTGGATATTCCCACGGACCAACGCCGTGTGCACTCGGACCCGGTGGCCAAAGTCGGCGGGATTGCGTTTGGGATCGGGACGTTTGCCGCGATGCTGATTTGGGCCCCCAAGGACGACATCGTCGTGGCGGGGCTGCTGGGTGGCGTCACGATTCTGTTGTTCGGCATGTGGGATGACCGGGTGGGGCTTCCGTATACGGTCAAATTCATGGGACAGGCGGCGGGGGCGGCCATTGTCATGTGGCAAGGTGACATCCACGTGAACGCCTTGCCTTTTCTAGAATCGGAGTTGTCGCTCTGGATCGCCTATCCGCTGACCCTGCTGATCATCGTCGGCGTGACGAATGCGGTGAATTTGGCCGATGGCCTGGATGGGTTGGCCGGAGGATTATCGTTGCTGAGTTTTGCAGGAATGGCCTGTTTGGCATACCTGGGCGGCGATCAGACCGTCACCCTGCTTATGGTCCCGGTTCTGGGTGGGTTGCTGGGGTTTCTTCGGTTCAATACCTATCCGGCCAGAATCTTTATGGGGGACGCCGGGAGCCAATTTCTTGGGTTTTTCATGGCCATCTCCGCCATCGTCCTGACAGACCCGTTACGCGGACCCTATACCCCGGTCTTGGGACTGTTTTTGCTGGGGTTGCCGTTGCTCGATACGGTCGGCGTGATGATGCAGCGATTGAAGGAAGGCCGATCTCCCTTCGTTGCGGACAAGAACCATCTTCACCACAAGCTGCTGGCGATGGGATTTACGCACTACGAAGCAGTACTGATGATTTATCTCCTGCAGGCCAGCATGGTGACGCTGGCCTATGCGTTGCGATGGCAATCCGAGCTGACGATCCTCTCTGCCTACGCTGCGGTGGCCGGTCTCATCCTGTTTCCCTTCGTGCAATCGCGCCTATGGTCTTTGCAATCTCATCGCGTCTTGAAGCGTTTCGAAAGTTGCTTCGGAGAACTCAGCACGGTGTTGTCGGCTCCATGGTTGGTGCGAGAACCCATCCGTCTGTTGGGCGTTGCCGTGCCGGCATTCCTGGTCGTCAGTGTGTTTCTCCCGAAGCAGGTGCCGGAGGATATGGGGTCGGTTGCCACGGCCTTGCTCGCCGTCACGATTGTCGGCCTCTGGATACTCCCAACGTGGGCGCCGCTCCTCGTTCGCGCGGCCCTATATGTCGGGAGCACGTTTGTCATGTATCTCAGCGAGCCGCCGGTGGAGACGGTCATGCTGCTGAGTCCAATCCATGCGTTTTTCTTATTGCTGGCAATTCTGGTGGCGCTGACGATCCGATTCAACTCGGAGCACCGCTTCCAAACGACTCCATTGGATTACCTGATGGTGTTTCTGGCCATCATGATTCCCGCGCTGCCGGAGATGCATGTCGTGGACATCAGTTTGAGTTTTCTCACCGCCAAGTTGATCGTGTTGTTTTTTTCGTTTGAGTTGCTGCTGCATGTGTTCTCGGAACGGCTGACTCAACTGGGATTGGTGGCGCTGTGGGTTCTGTTCGGGATAGCGATACGGGCATGGATATGA
- a CDS encoding tetratricopeptide repeat protein, translated as MTRQLVTWCCLLVIVGLVGCGGPEERKNKYRIKAQEYIEAGNFPKARVALRNVLKIDPKDFEAYFLYAEVEEKEKNWRNAFAHYQHVVELSPDHERALVKLGKFYLQGRIDDKAHEVADKLLAQHPGHVSALAIKAALTAASGNLPDATRMGEALIRQHPTEADAAILLGTLYSLQEAHAKVEPVLVRALAVHPKDLDLLNSLAMAYVRMGDQTKAEQVFRQIIAQEPRVFDHYLKLALFFDQQKAFDKSEGVLREALRLEPDSEQRHLALADYLAGRRTMESAEAALTDAHRALPHAVNIQFALGRLYELHQQPAKARQVYADVRDRNKAKPAEGTAKVKLAALDWADGKHDSAQQLLQEVLHENPRASEALLLQGRIALHKGDGRDAVQAFRTVLKDQPDQADAYALLGQAHLMLEETSLARENLEKAVALSPNLYQAHLALAILDASAGRTKDARVRLQDILKQAPTNLGTLGMLLNLQAADRDWRATEDTLAKIRDAGANTFVADLAEGNLYQARLQLDKAVAAFERAAAAKPDAPEPIFALVRIDARQGKLAQAQQRLTQIIARNAQHPFAHGLLGEILILKGEQSRAEEELRQATVLKPDWSTPWVNWATMKLSQRKAAEATGILQRGLDANPRNEELRLLYASHLGENGQLDLAIAEYETVLQHNPRSLMAANNLASMLADSRGDAKSLDRALALSRDFEQRAPNPFFLDTLGWVHLKMGHHDEAVRVIQRAVNEAPQNPILNYHLGVAHYKSGHRREAQVHLQKALNSKQPFPGIEDARNVLAQVAG; from the coding sequence ATGACGCGACAGCTGGTCACATGGTGCTGCCTGCTCGTGATCGTCGGGCTCGTGGGTTGCGGCGGGCCGGAAGAGCGCAAGAACAAATACCGGATCAAGGCTCAGGAGTACATCGAGGCCGGTAATTTTCCGAAGGCTCGAGTGGCCTTGCGCAATGTGCTGAAGATCGATCCGAAGGATTTCGAAGCATATTTTCTCTACGCTGAAGTTGAAGAAAAGGAAAAGAACTGGCGCAACGCCTTTGCCCACTATCAACATGTGGTGGAATTGTCTCCGGATCACGAAAGGGCGCTGGTGAAGTTGGGCAAGTTCTATTTGCAGGGCCGGATCGACGACAAAGCCCATGAGGTTGCCGATAAGCTGCTGGCTCAGCATCCCGGGCATGTGTCGGCCTTGGCCATCAAGGCGGCGCTCACGGCCGCCTCAGGCAATCTGCCCGATGCCACCAGGATGGGTGAGGCCCTGATTCGCCAGCATCCGACCGAAGCCGACGCCGCCATTCTGCTCGGGACGCTCTACTCATTGCAGGAGGCGCATGCCAAGGTTGAGCCGGTGTTGGTCCGGGCGCTGGCCGTCCATCCCAAGGATCTGGACTTGCTGAATTCTCTGGCGATGGCCTATGTCCGAATGGGCGATCAGACCAAAGCGGAGCAGGTGTTCAGGCAGATCATTGCTCAAGAGCCCAGAGTCTTCGATCACTACCTCAAGCTGGCGCTCTTCTTCGACCAACAGAAGGCCTTCGACAAATCCGAGGGGGTGCTTCGCGAAGCCTTGCGATTGGAGCCGGACAGCGAACAACGGCATTTGGCATTGGCCGATTACCTGGCAGGCAGAAGGACGATGGAGTCCGCCGAAGCAGCGTTGACCGACGCGCATCGTGCGCTTCCCCATGCCGTGAATATTCAGTTCGCGCTCGGCCGCCTCTACGAGCTGCACCAGCAGCCCGCCAAGGCCAGGCAGGTCTACGCAGACGTCCGAGACCGCAACAAGGCCAAGCCGGCCGAAGGGACCGCCAAGGTGAAACTCGCGGCGCTGGACTGGGCCGACGGAAAACATGACTCGGCGCAGCAACTGCTCCAGGAAGTGTTGCATGAAAATCCTCGTGCCTCGGAGGCTCTGTTGCTGCAGGGCCGCATCGCTCTTCACAAGGGGGACGGGCGTGATGCCGTGCAGGCTTTTCGCACCGTTTTGAAAGATCAGCCGGATCAGGCGGATGCCTATGCATTGCTGGGGCAGGCCCATCTCATGTTGGAGGAAACGTCCCTGGCTCGGGAAAACCTGGAAAAAGCCGTTGCGTTGAGCCCGAATCTCTATCAAGCCCACCTGGCCCTGGCGATTCTCGATGCCTCGGCGGGCCGGACCAAGGATGCCCGCGTGCGGTTACAGGATATTCTTAAACAGGCGCCGACGAATCTGGGCACGTTGGGGATGCTGCTCAATTTGCAAGCAGCCGATCGTGATTGGAGGGCAACCGAAGATACCCTGGCGAAGATCCGAGACGCCGGTGCGAACACGTTCGTGGCCGATCTTGCGGAAGGAAACCTCTACCAGGCCCGTCTGCAACTGGACAAGGCTGTGGCCGCCTTCGAACGAGCAGCCGCCGCCAAGCCGGATGCTCCGGAGCCGATCTTCGCGCTGGTCCGCATCGATGCCCGGCAAGGCAAATTGGCACAGGCTCAACAGCGGTTGACGCAGATTATTGCGCGAAACGCTCAGCATCCCTTCGCCCACGGGCTGCTCGGAGAGATTCTCATCCTGAAGGGAGAGCAAAGCCGTGCGGAAGAAGAACTGCGGCAAGCGACGGTGCTCAAACCGGATTGGAGCACCCCGTGGGTGAATTGGGCCACCATGAAGCTGTCTCAGCGCAAGGCTGCCGAAGCCACGGGGATTCTCCAACGTGGGTTGGACGCGAATCCGCGCAATGAAGAACTGCGCCTGTTGTATGCGTCGCATTTGGGAGAGAACGGACAGTTGGATCTGGCCATTGCGGAATACGAGACGGTGCTGCAGCATAACCCCAGGTCGTTGATGGCGGCGAACAACCTGGCCTCCATGCTGGCCGATTCCCGCGGAGATGCGAAGAGTCTTGATCGGGCGCTCGCTCTGAGCCGTGACTTTGAGCAGCGTGCGCCGAATCCATTTTTCCTCGACACATTGGGGTGGGTCCACCTAAAAATGGGACATCATGACGAAGCGGTTCGCGTGATCCAGCGCGCCGTCAACGAAGCGCCGCAGAATCCAATTCTCAATTATCATCTGGGCGTCGCCCACTACAAATCGGGCCATCGACGGGAGGCGCAGGTGCACCTTCAGAAGGCCCTTAATTCCAAACAGCCGTTTCCTGGCATCGAGGATGCCCGTAACGTATTGGCGCAAGTCGCAGGATAG
- a CDS encoding polysaccharide biosynthesis/export family protein: MISVWKDEHLTREVVVRPDGMLSFPLVGDVPAAGHTVEDVRQDLSKRLARYIPNPHVSVAITKLQSYKVYVMGRVNKPGEYLVGHYTDVLQALSLAGGLTPFASENDIKIIRREEGEERVFLFRYGDIQKGRDLKQNILLQRGDVVMVP; this comes from the coding sequence ATGATCTCCGTGTGGAAGGATGAGCATCTGACGCGGGAAGTCGTCGTTCGGCCGGACGGCATGCTGTCGTTCCCGCTGGTCGGCGATGTCCCGGCCGCAGGCCATACGGTCGAGGATGTGCGGCAAGATCTGTCGAAACGACTGGCTCGATACATTCCCAATCCCCATGTGTCCGTTGCCATTACCAAACTGCAAAGTTATAAAGTCTACGTCATGGGGCGTGTGAACAAACCGGGGGAATACCTGGTCGGCCATTATACCGATGTGCTCCAAGCGTTGAGCCTGGCGGGTGGGCTGACTCCGTTCGCTTCCGAGAATGACATCAAGATCATTCGCCGTGAGGAGGGGGAGGAACGCGTATTTCTCTTCCGCTACGGCGACATCCAAAAGGGGAGAGACCTTAAGCAAAACATTTTGCTGCAACGCGGCGACGTGGTGATGGTGCCCTAG
- a CDS encoding WecB/TagA/CpsF family glycosyltransferase, translating into MEPLRVEVLDVPVDCVTMDQAVQWADARVSSAEPKAVIAVNPEKVMKAQSDPDLLRLLRSAGLLIPDGIGVVFATRFLRLGYSERVPGAELMPRLCALAAAKGYRVFLFGASPDVNLEAAARLREEFPGLNIVGTQHGYVQDAEMPAVLARINEGKPDFLFIALGSPRQELWMARFLPQLQVKVCQGVGGTFDVLAGKVKRAPWLFRTIHLEWLYRLLSQPSRLARQTALPLFAFQILRKRVLG; encoded by the coding sequence ATGGAACCATTGCGCGTTGAAGTCTTGGATGTGCCGGTCGATTGCGTGACCATGGACCAGGCGGTTCAGTGGGCGGACGCTCGCGTCTCTAGTGCCGAGCCCAAGGCCGTCATTGCCGTCAATCCGGAAAAGGTCATGAAGGCCCAGTCCGACCCCGACCTTCTTCGGTTGCTGCGCTCGGCCGGATTGCTGATCCCCGATGGAATCGGTGTGGTGTTCGCGACGAGATTTCTGCGTCTCGGCTACTCCGAGCGTGTTCCCGGCGCTGAATTGATGCCGCGGCTGTGCGCGCTCGCGGCTGCGAAGGGCTATCGGGTGTTTCTCTTTGGGGCAAGCCCGGACGTCAATCTCGAGGCAGCGGCCAGATTACGGGAAGAGTTTCCCGGATTGAACATCGTCGGGACGCAACATGGTTACGTGCAGGACGCGGAGATGCCGGCGGTTCTTGCCCGTATCAACGAAGGAAAGCCGGATTTCCTGTTCATCGCACTCGGCAGCCCCAGGCAGGAACTCTGGATGGCAAGGTTTCTTCCTCAGTTACAGGTCAAGGTGTGCCAGGGAGTTGGGGGAACCTTCGATGTGTTGGCAGGGAAGGTCAAGCGCGCTCCCTGGTTGTTCCGCACCATTCATTTGGAGTGGCTCTATCGGCTGTTGTCGCAGCCGAGCCGCTTGGCGCGCCAAACCGCCCTGCCGCTCTTTGCATTTCAGATTCTGCGCAAGCGGGTCTTGGGGTGA
- a CDS encoding AAA family ATPase: protein MYEHFYRLKLKPFTLVPNPDFLYRGETHRLALTTLEYGILNQAGFVVLTGEPGMGKTTLLQQLLAEHRDHFTIGMITNTHGEMETLLPWILLAFGLTQTDRAKLEAFHAFQQFIEKEAAANRRVLLIVDEAQNLGVNLLEELRLLSNTNKDKAPVLQIILSGQPDLRQLLQRKDLTQFAQRVMVDYSLEPFREEDTIGYIAHRLRVAGREEPLFTYQAGMMIHRLTGGIPRLINQVCDTALTYGFAEQAPVLSSQLVAQAAKDRSRGGILPLAESEAVLTLTKEQAEAEQQQLAAFTAKQSVAAASVGADTPTPSVVQSGETKPNAETAEWYERGLALKKVGLFKEALQQFSLAAQDAALTFKAMAQVGICLKSANRPEDAVTAFRKALQAQRGSTPDTIQVRYLLARTLESLGRVEETLENYRWIRREDPGFKDVADRIDRLSSSRRGSAKASSAGADSASWMTQLHRILGTSK, encoded by the coding sequence ATGTACGAACACTTCTACCGTCTCAAACTCAAGCCCTTCACGCTGGTGCCGAACCCCGACTTCCTCTATCGAGGGGAAACGCATCGGCTCGCGCTGACGACGCTCGAGTACGGCATTTTGAATCAAGCCGGCTTCGTCGTGCTGACCGGCGAACCTGGCATGGGTAAGACCACGTTGCTGCAGCAGCTCTTGGCGGAGCATCGCGATCATTTCACGATCGGCATGATCACCAACACGCACGGGGAGATGGAGACGCTGCTGCCGTGGATCCTGTTGGCGTTCGGGTTGACCCAGACCGATCGGGCCAAACTCGAAGCGTTTCATGCATTCCAGCAGTTCATCGAGAAGGAAGCTGCCGCGAATCGTCGCGTCCTGCTGATCGTCGACGAGGCGCAGAATCTCGGCGTCAACCTTCTGGAAGAATTGCGGCTCCTGTCCAATACGAATAAGGACAAGGCGCCTGTACTGCAGATCATCCTGTCCGGCCAACCTGATCTTCGTCAGCTGCTGCAACGGAAAGATCTGACTCAGTTCGCGCAGCGGGTGATGGTGGACTATAGCCTGGAACCCTTCAGGGAAGAGGATACGATCGGGTACATCGCTCACCGGTTGCGGGTGGCCGGGCGCGAGGAGCCCTTGTTTACCTATCAGGCCGGGATGATGATTCACCGGCTGACCGGCGGGATCCCGCGGCTGATTAATCAGGTGTGTGACACGGCTTTGACCTACGGGTTTGCGGAACAGGCCCCTGTACTGTCGTCCCAACTGGTGGCGCAGGCGGCTAAGGATCGCAGCCGAGGGGGCATCCTGCCCTTGGCTGAGTCAGAGGCTGTCTTGACGTTGACGAAAGAGCAGGCTGAGGCCGAGCAGCAACAGCTCGCGGCTTTTACCGCAAAACAATCCGTTGCCGCTGCTTCAGTCGGCGCCGACACTCCTACCCCTTCAGTTGTTCAGTCAGGTGAGACCAAGCCGAATGCCGAAACGGCGGAGTGGTACGAACGCGGCCTCGCCTTGAAGAAGGTCGGACTTTTCAAAGAAGCTCTGCAGCAGTTCTCGCTTGCGGCGCAAGATGCAGCCCTGACGTTTAAAGCCATGGCCCAAGTCGGTATCTGCTTGAAGTCGGCTAACCGTCCGGAAGATGCGGTCACGGCCTTTCGAAAGGCCCTCCAGGCACAACGGGGATCCACACCCGATACGATCCAAGTGCGGTATCTGCTCGCGAGAACCTTGGAATCCCTGGGCCGCGTCGAGGAAACCCTCGAAAACTATCGCTGGATCAGGCGTGAGGATCCTGGCTTCAAGGACGTGGCGGATCGCATCGACCGGTTGAGCAGCAGCCGTCGAGGTTCGGCCAAAGCCTCAAGCGCGGGCGCCGACAGCGCGTCCTGGATGACGCAGTTGCACCGCATTCTCGGGACATCTAAGTAA
- the xrtD gene encoding VPLPA-CTERM-specific exosortase XrtD, which translates to MKSFSHMAAKSGVVLPVAPALPAAETTWLAWAGWMAAALPLCLMGYAYYDSLAYMTDLWVNDENYGHGLLVPLISLYLIWQRRDNIRSLVQPGSWLGLVLVGVGILLYVVGELATVYLLLHLSFWCVLVGLLVACLGRPAVTVMAFPLGYLLTAVPLPQFLYQGLSGKLQLISSALGVGCLQFLGITAFRDGNVIDLGPIQLQVVDACSGLRYLFPLATLALLCAYLFNDRMWKRVLLFLSSLPISILLNGFRIGMIGVLVEHFGQGAAEGFYHLFEGWVLFMVSLAILVLEMWLLKRGGGDPSNTGLFQFPASTASGKALSEAAHSGAPLRSGTLQPAFLCAGCLLLVLPMASTQLAQRDEAMPQRQSFLDFPMSIAGWSGTAFPLEARYVEVLRFDDYVLADYAQAGSPPVNLYVAYYRSQRKGQSAHSPQTCIPGGGWEITSMQQVNLKATSPDRSAAPANQVMIQKGDQRQAVLYWFKQRERVVANEYLVKLYMMWDSMLRHRTDGALVRLTTPVLAGESEVQAGKRLLQFAQSVNPVLTRYVPD; encoded by the coding sequence GTGAAATCCTTTTCTCATATGGCGGCGAAGTCCGGCGTCGTGCTCCCAGTCGCACCGGCGCTCCCCGCTGCCGAAACGACTTGGCTGGCTTGGGCAGGGTGGATGGCGGCCGCCCTGCCGCTCTGTCTCATGGGTTACGCTTACTATGACAGCCTCGCGTACATGACCGACCTGTGGGTCAACGATGAAAATTATGGTCATGGACTCCTCGTACCGCTCATCAGCCTCTATTTGATTTGGCAGCGGCGAGACAACATTCGTTCGCTGGTGCAGCCCGGTTCCTGGCTGGGCCTTGTGCTCGTCGGGGTGGGAATCCTGCTCTATGTGGTAGGGGAACTGGCGACGGTCTATCTTCTGCTGCATTTGTCCTTCTGGTGCGTGCTGGTCGGCTTGCTCGTGGCATGTTTGGGACGGCCTGCCGTGACTGTGATGGCGTTTCCGCTCGGCTATCTCCTGACGGCCGTGCCGCTGCCCCAATTTCTTTACCAGGGCCTGTCGGGAAAGCTGCAATTGATCTCGTCGGCTCTGGGGGTCGGATGTCTCCAATTCCTCGGAATCACGGCGTTCCGCGATGGAAACGTCATCGACTTGGGGCCCATTCAGTTGCAGGTTGTCGATGCCTGCAGCGGATTACGATACCTGTTCCCGCTCGCGACATTGGCACTGCTCTGTGCCTATCTATTCAATGATCGCATGTGGAAGCGAGTCCTGTTATTCCTGTCGAGCCTGCCGATCTCGATCCTCTTGAATGGGTTTCGCATCGGCATGATCGGCGTCCTCGTGGAACATTTCGGCCAGGGAGCCGCCGAGGGGTTCTACCACCTCTTTGAAGGATGGGTCCTCTTCATGGTCAGCCTGGCGATCCTGGTGTTGGAAATGTGGCTGCTCAAGCGGGGCGGCGGCGATCCTTCGAACACCGGCTTGTTTCAATTTCCAGCCAGTACTGCCTCCGGTAAAGCCCTGAGCGAAGCGGCACATTCTGGCGCCCCCCTGCGGTCGGGTACCCTGCAGCCCGCGTTTCTCTGCGCCGGTTGCCTGCTCCTGGTATTGCCGATGGCCTCGACTCAGTTGGCACAGCGAGACGAGGCGATGCCTCAGCGGCAGAGTTTCCTCGACTTCCCCATGTCGATCGCCGGTTGGTCCGGCACAGCGTTTCCGCTTGAGGCTCGTTACGTCGAGGTCCTGCGATTCGATGACTACGTCCTGGCTGATTACGCTCAAGCCGGAAGTCCTCCGGTCAATTTATACGTCGCGTACTATCGATCCCAGCGCAAAGGGCAGTCGGCCCATTCTCCGCAGACCTGTATTCCCGGAGGTGGATGGGAGATCACGTCCATGCAGCAGGTGAATCTTAAGGCCACGAGCCCCGATCGATCCGCGGCTCCGGCCAACCAGGTCATGATTCAAAAGGGAGATCAACGCCAGGCCGTGCTCTACTGGTTCAAACAACGAGAACGGGTCGTCGCCAATGAATATCTGGTGAAGTTGTACATGATGTGGGATTCGATGCTGCGCCATCGGACGGACGGCGCGCTGGTTCGACTCACGACCCCCGTATTGGCGGGGGAGTCCGAGGTACAGGCTGGGAAGCGCCTCTTGCAGTTCGCGCAGTCGGTCAATCCGGTATTGACCCGTTACGTGCCTGACTGA
- a CDS encoding CpsD/CapB family tyrosine-protein kinase codes for MERLHSALERYKQEEQQRRPAPVLKATPPRQARPDVQEIVYTQTRTVDIPGEVLRERRVLAGFERGPFLDAYKILRTQVMHRLRENGWNVLGITSPGKHEGKTLTAVNLAISLAMESNQTVLLVDADLSHPSAHAMFGMQECGGLVDYLLDSIPVEHLLIHPGIGRFVFMPAGRAIQNSVEALTSPKMVALVEEFKHRYPSRVVLFDLPPLLQTADVLAFSPYTDALLLVVEEGHTSRENVERALQLVKGTTPVLGTVLNKAGRGRMTPAAMKRMLLT; via the coding sequence ATGGAACGGCTGCACAGCGCCCTCGAACGGTACAAGCAAGAGGAACAGCAACGGCGTCCCGCTCCTGTGCTGAAGGCCACACCGCCGCGCCAGGCGAGGCCGGATGTCCAGGAAATCGTGTACACCCAGACCAGGACGGTGGATATTCCCGGAGAGGTGCTGCGAGAGCGTCGAGTCCTGGCCGGGTTCGAACGGGGGCCATTCCTCGATGCCTATAAGATTTTGCGCACCCAGGTCATGCATCGCCTTCGAGAAAACGGCTGGAACGTGCTGGGTATCACGAGCCCAGGTAAGCACGAGGGAAAGACTCTCACGGCCGTGAACCTCGCGATCAGCTTAGCCATGGAGTCGAACCAGACGGTTCTGCTGGTTGACGCCGACCTTAGCCATCCCAGCGCACACGCAATGTTCGGAATGCAGGAGTGCGGGGGACTGGTGGACTACCTGTTGGACAGCATCCCCGTCGAGCACTTGCTCATTCATCCGGGAATCGGACGCTTTGTCTTCATGCCGGCCGGCCGGGCGATCCAAAACTCCGTCGAAGCCTTGACCTCGCCAAAGATGGTGGCGTTGGTCGAAGAGTTCAAGCATCGGTACCCCTCGAGAGTGGTCCTGTTCGATCTTCCCCCGTTACTGCAGACGGCGGACGTCCTTGCGTTTTCTCCCTATACCGATGCCCTCCTGCTTGTGGTGGAGGAAGGGCATACGAGCCGCGAGAACGTGGAGCGCGCGCTGCAGCTGGTGAAGGGCACGACTCCCGTGTTGGGGACGGTGCTGAATAAGGCCGGTCGGGGCCGAATGACCCCGGCGGCAATGAAGCGAATGTTATTGACCTAA